Proteins encoded in a region of the Rhizobium etli CFN 42 genome:
- a CDS encoding CBS domain-containing protein — MLVQAIMTSPAITVTASASVAEAARLMLDNRISGLPVVGANGALVGIVSEGDFLRRSELSTERKRSWLLEWLTSSGRIAAEYVRTHGRRVEEVMTAPVSAIAPTASLSDAVRLMERQEIKRLPVVEGGRLVGIVARSDLLRALSQALPATSTSAGDAQIQAAIEAALAKQSWSRNGFIHSRVTDGIAELTGTVFDERERLAAKVAVENVAGVTSVKDQLVWVDPYYGIALPPPDAETSQA; from the coding sequence ATGCTCGTTCAAGCCATCATGACGTCGCCGGCGATCACCGTAACGGCATCCGCCTCCGTAGCCGAAGCGGCCAGGTTGATGCTCGACAACAGGATCAGCGGCCTGCCGGTCGTCGGTGCCAACGGTGCGCTCGTCGGCATTGTCAGCGAGGGGGATTTCCTGCGCCGCAGCGAACTGAGCACCGAGCGCAAACGGTCGTGGTTGCTCGAATGGCTGACAAGCTCGGGAAGGATCGCCGCGGAATATGTGCGCACGCACGGGCGGCGGGTGGAGGAGGTCATGACAGCGCCGGTCAGCGCGATTGCCCCGACCGCCTCCCTTTCCGATGCGGTGCGGCTGATGGAGCGCCAGGAGATCAAGCGCCTGCCGGTCGTGGAGGGTGGCAGGCTCGTCGGCATCGTCGCCCGCTCCGATCTGCTGCGCGCGCTTTCGCAGGCGCTGCCGGCCACTTCCACGTCTGCCGGAGATGCGCAGATCCAGGCGGCGATCGAGGCAGCGCTGGCAAAGCAGAGCTGGAGCCGCAACGGCTTCATCCACTCCCGCGTGACCGACGGTATTGCCGAGCTCACCGGAACCGTCTTCGACGAACGGGAGCGTCTCGCCGCAAAAGTCGCCGTCGAGAATGTTGCGGGCGTCACGTCAGTCAAGGATCAGCTCGTCTGGGTCGATCCCTATTACGGCATCGCGCTGCCGCCGCCGGACGCCGAAACCAGCCAGGCGTGA
- a CDS encoding universal stress protein: protein MKQHIFVPLLTYPDATSDVMIANAIALARHMQATLTVCAVEITVPDVSNALSSLIIDAAQMAREAGALSRKRGSVLTQKAMDEARAASVDLRTRKIKVEEPFVVEALAEASRAYDLVLLELAGLSRPIVEAVLFGSGRPLILYPPAPFGGRIDHVAIAWDGSHAAARAAHDASIFLECASKVYLLTVIDEKPVTYETGDYLVENLLKSGVVAEVAQVRARDEPVGEVLQNKAFELRADLLVMGGFGHSRLREFVLGGATRAVLTSITLPILLSH, encoded by the coding sequence ATGAAACAGCATATCTTTGTTCCGCTCCTCACCTATCCGGATGCGACTTCGGACGTCATGATCGCCAATGCCATCGCACTTGCGCGCCACATGCAGGCGACACTCACGGTCTGTGCGGTCGAGATCACCGTTCCGGATGTCTCCAATGCGCTGTCCTCGTTGATCATCGATGCGGCGCAGATGGCGCGGGAGGCCGGAGCGCTGAGCCGCAAACGCGGTTCCGTGCTGACGCAGAAGGCGATGGACGAGGCAAGGGCGGCTTCCGTCGATCTGCGGACGCGCAAGATCAAGGTTGAAGAACCTTTCGTCGTCGAAGCGCTGGCAGAAGCCTCGCGCGCCTACGATCTCGTGCTTCTGGAACTGGCGGGACTCTCCCGTCCGATCGTCGAGGCGGTGTTGTTCGGATCCGGGCGACCGCTCATCCTTTATCCACCCGCACCTTTCGGCGGCCGGATCGATCATGTCGCCATTGCGTGGGACGGCAGCCACGCGGCTGCGCGGGCGGCCCATGATGCCTCGATCTTCCTGGAATGCGCGTCCAAGGTCTACCTGCTCACCGTCATCGACGAAAAGCCGGTGACATACGAAACGGGAGATTATCTCGTCGAGAACCTGCTGAAGAGCGGCGTGGTGGCCGAGGTGGCGCAGGTGCGCGCTCGTGACGAGCCGGTTGGCGAGGTGCTGCAGAACAAGGCTTTCGAACTGCGGGCCGACCTTCTCGTCATGGGCGGCTTCGGTCATTCGCGACTGCGAGAATTCGTGCTCGGCGGCGCCACCCGGGCAGTGCTGACCAGCATCACCCTGCCTATCCTACTGTCGCATTAG
- a CDS encoding TraR/DksA family transcriptional regulator, which yields MSEKMENRLKTLRADLQRRVSAIDADLAAALDPDSEDRVTQLENDQVLMEMRKEAREQIISIDAALERLNHGSFGRCVRCLDPIDPGRLEAIPYTPYCVTCARLAG from the coding sequence ATGAGCGAAAAGATGGAAAACAGACTGAAGACCTTGAGAGCGGATCTGCAGCGCCGGGTGTCGGCGATCGATGCCGACCTTGCTGCCGCTCTGGACCCGGATAGCGAAGATCGTGTGACCCAGCTCGAAAACGATCAGGTGCTGATGGAAATGCGGAAGGAAGCACGTGAGCAAATCATCTCTATCGACGCGGCTCTCGAGCGCCTGAATCACGGAAGCTTTGGCCGCTGCGTCAGATGCCTCGACCCGATCGACCCGGGCCGGTTGGAAGCCATTCCCTACACCCCCTATTGCGTGACCTGTGCTCGCCTGGCGGGCTAG